The following are from one region of the Alicyclobacillus fastidiosus genome:
- a CDS encoding sugar kinase, producing MQSFDVLTFGEPLVNFVAREPGSLHDVSEFWRGIGGAEVNVAVGLARLGHRPQYISQVGDDVLGDYIARRLCEEGVNTDYVRVCKEATTGYQFKTKVAEGDPEIHYVRRNSAASKLRFHEDHKALIESATLVHMTGIPLALSTETLNFAEQFIAAAKAAKKRLTFDPNLRPSLWPSAQQMVETINSFAAMADIVLPGLAEGRTLTGLQNPEEIARFYIEQGVGAVVVKLGPDGAFFQTQNRRGYIGGYPVTQVVDTVGAGDGFAVGVISALLEDLPVADAVARGCAIGAMQVMCEGDLEGLPSRAALRAFEQEVGRMHA from the coding sequence ATGCAATCGTTTGACGTCCTCACGTTCGGCGAGCCCCTTGTCAACTTCGTCGCGAGGGAACCCGGGAGCCTTCACGATGTCTCTGAGTTTTGGCGGGGGATTGGCGGCGCTGAAGTGAATGTAGCCGTCGGCCTCGCTCGACTGGGTCATCGTCCGCAATACATCTCGCAAGTTGGCGACGATGTCCTGGGTGATTACATTGCAAGGCGGTTGTGCGAGGAAGGTGTGAACACCGATTACGTGCGCGTTTGCAAGGAAGCGACCACAGGCTATCAGTTTAAGACGAAGGTCGCAGAGGGAGACCCGGAGATTCATTACGTTCGTCGAAACAGCGCAGCGAGCAAACTGCGGTTTCACGAAGATCACAAAGCGCTGATTGAATCCGCGACCTTGGTGCACATGACAGGGATTCCACTCGCGCTGTCCACGGAGACGTTGAACTTCGCAGAGCAGTTTATCGCGGCTGCGAAGGCGGCGAAGAAGCGCCTGACGTTCGATCCGAACCTGCGCCCTTCACTGTGGCCGTCTGCACAACAGATGGTGGAAACCATCAATTCCTTTGCAGCCATGGCTGACATTGTGCTGCCGGGACTCGCCGAAGGCAGAACTTTGACAGGTTTACAGAATCCAGAGGAGATTGCGCGCTTCTATATCGAGCAGGGAGTTGGCGCTGTTGTCGTCAAGCTCGGTCCGGATGGCGCGTTCTTTCAGACGCAGAACAGGCGCGGGTACATCGGCGGATATCCTGTCACTCAGGTGGTTGACACGGTCGGAGCCGGTGACGGCTTCGCGGTCGGCGTGATCAGTGCACTGCTTGAAGACCTGCCAGTTGCCGATGCCGTCGCACGCGGATGCGCAATTGGCGCCATGCAGGTGATGTGTGAAGGAGATCTAGAAGGGCTCCCATCACGAGCTGCATTACGCGCGTTTGAACAAGAAGTGGGGAGGATGCACGCATGA
- a CDS encoding TIM barrel protein, whose translation MTQVYVSASIFPTSIISQSGHTLLAEVVAKAGADGIEVRDELLNRSSDSLDEIAATCQALDMDVVFSTPTPMFLANGQVNPTIQSVFEASERLQAKVIKMNLGGFEQVRDPAEGMAHLQAQLGRLERTTVTIENDQRQVANQARLIENFLTLCTEYDVPIHLTFDMGNWVFVGERMQDVAPKLMPFIRYVHVKDSELDEHGVRQTIPLDLGSPAKAADIHLLQQMTRRAPICIEYPMPWDAHVLSREVVALKAVQMGGIGGVVHAIV comes from the coding sequence GTGACACAGGTATATGTCTCAGCATCTATTTTTCCTACCTCTATCATTTCACAGAGCGGCCACACGCTCCTCGCAGAAGTGGTCGCGAAAGCGGGTGCCGATGGCATAGAGGTTCGGGATGAACTGCTGAACCGCTCATCCGACTCGCTCGATGAGATCGCGGCAACTTGTCAGGCACTTGACATGGATGTTGTATTCTCCACGCCAACCCCGATGTTTCTGGCGAATGGCCAGGTCAATCCAACGATTCAATCGGTGTTCGAAGCGTCTGAGCGATTGCAGGCAAAGGTAATCAAGATGAATCTTGGGGGATTTGAACAGGTTCGCGATCCGGCGGAAGGCATGGCCCATTTACAGGCCCAACTTGGACGTCTCGAGCGAACGACCGTGACCATCGAGAACGACCAGCGACAAGTTGCGAATCAAGCTCGGCTGATCGAAAACTTTTTAACGCTTTGTACCGAGTATGACGTTCCCATCCATCTCACGTTTGACATGGGGAATTGGGTGTTTGTCGGCGAACGAATGCAAGACGTGGCGCCAAAGTTGATGCCGTTTATCCGCTATGTGCACGTCAAGGACTCCGAGCTGGATGAGCACGGAGTTCGGCAAACGATCCCGCTCGATTTAGGCAGTCCTGCGAAAGCGGCAGACATCCACCTGTTGCAGCAGATGACAAGACGGGCACCCATCTGTATTGAATATCCGATGCCTTGGGACGCGCACGTACTTTCACGAGAAGTCGTGGCGCTGAAAGCGGTTCAAATGGGTGGAATTGGAGGTGTTGTCCATGCAATCGTTTGA
- a CDS encoding LacI family DNA-binding transcriptional regulator has translation MNEKRAQAKRVTITDVAKAAGVSKTTVSRFISGDVKSLAEDTYKRIAETIQALNYQPSKLARGLKGRHSFLIGVVLADITNPYSTAILRGAEDACHKHGYNLLVCNTDNDPSKERDYILMLQSHQIDGLIINTTGQNNALLHAMKADHLPIVLVDREVLNFDADVVTVNNRQAAKDATEFLIRRGYKRIAYVTQPVQGVSTRTERATAFAQAIQAAGLATGQDVLEVDGDAQVHLAIRDFLESSTPGPKALFAGNAVVLLQVILELRSHGIDVPGEIGILGFDNPEWAEIARLTTLAQPTYQIGVQATERLLMRLEGKDQPYQHIHLPVKMVERASTPAV, from the coding sequence ATGAACGAGAAGAGAGCTCAGGCAAAGCGAGTGACCATTACCGATGTCGCCAAGGCGGCTGGTGTGTCGAAGACGACCGTTTCGCGCTTTATCAGCGGAGACGTCAAATCACTCGCGGAGGATACGTACAAGCGCATCGCGGAAACTATCCAAGCGTTGAACTATCAGCCTAGTAAGCTCGCTCGCGGGTTAAAGGGAAGGCACAGTTTCTTGATTGGTGTCGTCCTGGCCGATATTACAAATCCGTACTCGACGGCGATTTTACGCGGGGCTGAGGATGCGTGTCACAAGCATGGCTATAACCTGTTGGTCTGCAATACGGATAATGACCCCAGCAAGGAACGCGACTACATCCTGATGCTGCAGTCGCATCAAATCGACGGGTTGATTATTAACACGACAGGTCAAAACAATGCCCTCCTGCACGCCATGAAGGCCGATCATCTACCGATTGTTCTGGTCGACCGTGAAGTGCTGAATTTCGATGCGGACGTGGTGACAGTCAATAATCGTCAGGCGGCCAAGGATGCGACAGAGTTTCTGATTCGCCGAGGGTACAAGCGGATCGCGTATGTGACACAACCCGTGCAAGGGGTCAGTACGCGAACCGAACGCGCCACGGCTTTTGCGCAAGCAATACAGGCGGCTGGATTGGCGACGGGGCAAGACGTCCTGGAAGTCGATGGCGACGCGCAAGTCCACCTTGCCATTCGCGACTTTCTCGAAAGCTCGACGCCGGGCCCGAAAGCATTGTTCGCAGGCAATGCGGTCGTTCTGTTGCAAGTCATTCTCGAATTGCGCAGCCACGGTATCGACGTGCCTGGAGAGATCGGCATATTGGGCTTTGACAACCCCGAGTGGGCCGAAATTGCGCGGCTCACCACGCTCGCTCAGCCGACCTATCAGATCGGCGTACAGGCGACGGAGCGCCTGTTGATGCGACTAGAGGGAAAGGACCAGCCTTATCAACATATCCATCTCCCCGTGAAGATGGTGGAGCGGGCATCGACGCCTGCTGTGTAA
- a CDS encoding MarR family winged helix-turn-helix transcriptional regulator: MKPYSLDIPRTPHPLFGAGTSFDETSDWGRGMMESHKYSVRVIEHEAAILAAISTLHEDLGVIERPEYILLRQINEYGMVGIKELADEFCLDHSTISKHVAVLESQGLIKRLSLGPDDRLSLFRTTELGHEVLIKNKEMRLDKYAAILKRWSNKDLQKLGELLSLLNRTLADD; this comes from the coding sequence ATGAAACCGTACAGTTTGGACATCCCCCGCACCCCTCATCCCCTTTTTGGTGCGGGGACTTCTTTTGACGAAACCAGCGATTGGGGACGTGGGATGATGGAATCACATAAATACAGCGTCAGAGTGATTGAACACGAAGCGGCAATTCTTGCGGCAATCAGTACACTACATGAGGATTTAGGCGTTATTGAGCGACCGGAGTACATTTTGCTCCGACAGATCAACGAATACGGGATGGTAGGCATCAAAGAGCTGGCTGACGAGTTCTGTCTGGATCACTCCACCATCAGCAAACATGTCGCTGTGCTCGAATCGCAGGGATTGATCAAACGCCTGTCATTGGGTCCAGATGACCGCCTGAGTCTGTTCCGCACGACAGAACTAGGTCACGAAGTACTCATTAAAAACAAAGAAATGCGGTTAGACAAATACGCCGCCATATTGAAACGTTGGTCCAACAAAGACCTGCAAAAGCTCGGGGAGTTATTATCGCTTCTGAATCGAACCTTGGCAGATGATTGA
- a CDS encoding phosphotransferase, with amino-acid sequence MTLFSRIERSYGMQIDRWMAVKDVYRVQTKRHGLLCVKPYRVPYEELEFIVRVQDHVAEQGFAWVPKTLPARDGEIAIGHRRTWYVVSHWVRGRHPSFQQTSQLARGVRTLAAFHRCAQGFSAESAPEKRVTDIGAEFRRQHRTLKHKYEGPHARLFVDLCEDALQQLGRSRVKRAIQAERQAGALVHGDYNYPNIVVDHQNRYQLIDFENTSLYVRMEDLAHIIHRNAPWQAEKTMGMIDAYDRVRPLSKEDLGLLIALLHQPYPIIRAIRSRKSTGSLQSVVPSKVRVESYIRQLKSIE; translated from the coding sequence GGTCAAAGACGTCTATCGAGTTCAGACGAAGCGACACGGACTACTATGTGTAAAACCTTATCGCGTACCCTATGAGGAGTTGGAATTCATCGTCAGAGTGCAGGACCACGTGGCGGAGCAAGGATTTGCATGGGTACCGAAGACCCTTCCCGCGCGCGATGGCGAGATTGCCATTGGGCACCGTCGAACTTGGTACGTGGTGTCACATTGGGTTCGGGGTCGTCACCCATCGTTTCAACAGACTAGTCAACTGGCGCGAGGCGTGCGAACGCTCGCCGCTTTCCACCGTTGCGCACAAGGGTTTTCGGCTGAGTCGGCACCGGAAAAACGCGTGACGGACATCGGGGCCGAATTCCGACGGCAGCACCGCACGTTGAAGCACAAGTACGAGGGACCTCATGCCCGGTTGTTCGTCGACCTGTGCGAAGATGCGTTGCAACAATTGGGCAGGTCCCGGGTCAAGCGAGCTATCCAGGCAGAGAGGCAAGCGGGGGCGCTCGTCCACGGAGATTACAATTATCCGAACATCGTAGTCGACCATCAGAATCGGTATCAGCTGATCGACTTCGAAAATACTTCCCTCTACGTACGCATGGAAGACTTGGCTCATATCATTCATCGCAACGCTCCGTGGCAAGCCGAGAAGACCATGGGCATGATCGACGCGTATGACCGAGTTCGCCCTCTTAGCAAAGAGGATCTTGGTTTACTTATCGCGCTGTTGCATCAGCCGTACCCGATCATCCGCGCGATCCGCTCACGCAAATCGACCGGCAGTCTGCAGTCTGTGGTTCCTAGTAAAGTGCGTGTCGAAAGCTATATTCGGCAGTTGAAGTCCATCGAGTAG